One Methanobrevibacter ruminantium genomic window carries:
- a CDS encoding YbjQ family protein, producing the protein MLLSSTSTLENKTIVKYHGLVNGESLIGSNIYKDLFSGVRDVVAGRTSTYAEELESARNEAFQIMENKAKELGANGIIGLKISYNNLGGTMGNTILVTAYGTAVSYK; encoded by the coding sequence ATGTTATTGTCCTCAACAAGTACTTTAGAAAACAAAACCATTGTAAAATATCATGGATTGGTTAATGGAGAATCATTAATTGGATCCAACATATATAAAGACTTATTCTCTGGAGTTAGAGACGTTGTGGCAGGAAGAACCAGCACTTATGCTGAAGAGCTTGAATCAGCAAGAAATGAAGCATTCCAAATTATGGAAAACAAGGCAAAGGAACTTGGTGCCAACGGAATCATAGGGCTTAAGATATCCTATAACAACCTTGGAGGCACTATGGGAAACACCATTTTAGTAACTGCATATGGAACCGCTGTAAGTTACAAATAA
- a CDS encoding sulfite exporter TauE/SafE family protein: MFPISFYIGLILIGIFAGFASGLLGVGGGFLMVPLQFFLFSSVGVDPSLAMMVSLGTSLAIIIPTASSGAYQHQKKNKSIVKPAIRLVVFGIIGGFCGGLLANVVPSRILQIIFACLLFIVALDMLFGSRADGENALFDFNLLNAAIVGFSIGIVSGLLGVGGGVFLIPALCILFGFSLIQAIGTSSVFIALAAIGGLISYIYTGWSVNPMPYSLGYVSLVNFVIIVLFSVPMATIGAKLVYKMPKERLKQIFSIILIYMAIKMIGFDPIAILLGL; this comes from the coding sequence ATGTTTCCAATTAGCTTTTATATAGGTTTGATTTTGATAGGGATTTTTGCAGGATTCGCTTCAGGATTGCTTGGAGTGGGTGGAGGATTCCTTATGGTTCCTTTGCAATTCTTCTTATTCAGTTCTGTAGGTGTGGACCCTTCACTTGCTATGATGGTATCATTAGGTACCAGTTTAGCAATCATCATTCCAACCGCTTCATCTGGAGCTTATCAGCATCAGAAAAAGAACAAGTCAATTGTAAAGCCAGCTATCAGATTAGTTGTTTTTGGAATTATTGGAGGATTTTGTGGAGGTCTTCTTGCAAATGTTGTTCCTTCAAGAATCTTGCAGATTATTTTTGCATGCCTACTCTTTATTGTAGCTTTGGATATGCTATTTGGCTCCAGAGCTGATGGTGAAAATGCACTTTTTGACTTCAATTTATTGAATGCAGCTATTGTAGGTTTTTCAATAGGGATTGTATCTGGCTTGCTTGGTGTAGGTGGGGGAGTTTTCCTGATCCCTGCCCTTTGCATATTGTTTGGATTCAGCTTGATTCAAGCTATTGGAACATCTTCAGTTTTCATAGCATTGGCAGCTATTGGAGGACTCATTTCATACATTTACACTGGATGGTCAGTTAATCCAATGCCATATTCATTAGGTTACGTAAGCTTGGTGAATTTTGTGATCATAGTTCTTTTTTCAGTTCCTATGGCAACAATTGGTGCAAAACTAGTTTATAAAATGCCTAAGGAAAGACTAAAACAGATATTTTCCATAATCCTGATTTATATGGCAATAAAAATGATTGGATTTGATCCAATAGCTATTCTATTGGGATTGTAA
- a CDS encoding DUF2116 family Zn-ribbon domain-containing protein yields MVEPHKHCPVCGSPIPMKERVCSADCQKVLEQQQKNIKKSRLMLFGVIVVFILVWAYFMFFK; encoded by the coding sequence ATGGTAGAACCACATAAACATTGCCCAGTATGCGGCAGCCCAATACCAATGAAAGAAAGAGTCTGCTCTGCAGATTGTCAAAAAGTGTTAGAACAACAACAAAAGAACATTAAAAAAAGCAGATTAATGCTATTTGGTGTAATCGTAGTGTTCATTCTCGTATGGGCATACTTCATGTTCTTTAAATAA